One part of the Rutidosis leptorrhynchoides isolate AG116_Rl617_1_P2 chromosome 1, CSIRO_AGI_Rlap_v1, whole genome shotgun sequence genome encodes these proteins:
- the LOC139886574 gene encoding uncharacterized mitochondrial protein AtMg01250-like — MTCLKSASILILINGAPTNEFTLGRGVRQGDPLSPFLFILAAEGLNILTKAALDNDLFKGIEVGKDKVLISHLQYADDTIFFGEWSRANAMNLMKLLKCFELASGLKVNLHKSCVYGVGCNGEELNLLAHHMGCQVGNFPFTYLGLPIGSKMSKLNDWNAVIDKFNNRLSGWKMRSMSFGGRLVLIKSFLSSLPLYYFSPLSCSAVCD, encoded by the coding sequence ATGACTTGTCTCAAATCAGCTTCCATCTTAATTCTTATCAACGGTGCTCCTACGAATGAATTCACACTTGGTAGAGGGGTTAGGCAAGGAGATCCCTTATCTCCTTTTTTATTCATACTCGCGGCGGAAGGTTTGAATATCCTCACTAAAGCGGCCCTAGATAATGATCTTTTCAAAGGCATCGAGGTTGGCAAGGATAAGGTTCTTATTTCTCATCTCCAATACGCGGACGATACTATATTTTTTGGAGAGTGGAGTAGGGCAAATGCTATGAACTTAATGAAACTTCTAAAGTGCTTTGAGCTTGCTTCAGGTTTAAAAGTAAATCTACATAAGAGTTGTGTGTATGGTGTAGGGTGTAATGGGGAAGAGCTTAACTTATTAGCTCATCACATGGGTTGTCAAGTTGGTAACTTTCCTTTTACATATTTAGGGTTACCAATTGGGTCGAAGATGAGTAAATTGAATGATTGGAATGCGGTtattgataaatttaataatagGCTTTCGGGTTGGAAAATGAGATCGATGTCATTTGGAGGAAGACTAGTACTCATTAAATCATTCCTATCAAGTCTTCCACTGTACTATTTCTCGCCTCTTTCGTGCTCCGCCGTGTGTGATTAA